From Cellulomonas oligotrophica, a single genomic window includes:
- a CDS encoding DUF3060 domain-containing protein: MSAAGGRWRRRAVVAVLALALTGCSVDLVDADDAPRPGGPTTGAPTTGATAGREVPGTSATVEAPEAMSTAVAPAPGAQRPSRPSPRSTRDVLLAGVQQQVTCGGGELVVAEAGAAVEVTDACGTLTVSGADAVVVAGDVGRLVVAGAGATVLVARADDVDLQAAGLTVRWEGGAPTVVDVGAGSSYGVVDDG, translated from the coding sequence GTGAGCGCGGCCGGCGGGCGGTGGCGTCGACGCGCGGTCGTCGCGGTGCTCGCGCTCGCGCTCACCGGGTGCTCGGTGGACCTCGTCGACGCCGACGACGCACCGCGGCCCGGCGGACCGACGACCGGTGCACCGACGACCGGGGCGACGGCGGGCCGCGAGGTCCCGGGCACGTCCGCGACCGTCGAGGCCCCGGAGGCGATGAGCACGGCGGTCGCTCCGGCGCCGGGCGCGCAGCGACCGTCCCGACCCTCCCCGCGGTCGACCCGGGACGTGCTGCTGGCCGGTGTGCAGCAGCAGGTCACGTGCGGCGGGGGCGAGCTCGTCGTCGCCGAGGCCGGGGCGGCGGTCGAGGTGACCGACGCGTGCGGGACCCTCACCGTCTCCGGCGCGGACGCCGTCGTCGTCGCGGGCGACGTCGGGCGCCTCGTCGTCGCCGGTGCGGGCGCCACGGTCCTCGTCGCGCGGGCCGACGACGTCGACCTGCAGGCGGCGGGCCTGACCGTGCGGTGGGAGGGCGGCGCCCCGACCGTCGTGGACGTCGGTGCCGGCAGCTCGTACGGCGTCGTCGACGACGGCTGA
- a CDS encoding OmpA family protein — MPSLSRPVRNVAAATLVVGLLASCAATGDPAATRTRPPSTSPTADTGTPTAVPSDVPTVPGYAVGEVPPVPLVVLPDLAMLDASLAGFAIDVDDAVGDLPGVRVTTLRCDADAAAGSGELLAYGDGSGTFTGPDGEVVTYGDGSGSYTLNGTDVTVFGDGSGTYADGTTDVTSFGDGSGTYDDGTTSVTLFGDGSGTWSRGERSIQNFGDGSGVYQDGDVSWQNFGDGSGEYVSPTLTVQNFGDGTGTVDGVPVRAEPLPPVAPLGDFPSMGVIAPAPSCGTRLVLDATLLFDFDSAQVRPAAAATLDAVAEVLAGVPAARVEGHTDAISGTEYNQDLSERRAAAVVAALQERGASSDLDAVGHGETRPVAPNEVDGVDDPAGRQLNRRVEIVVPS, encoded by the coding sequence GTGCCCTCCTTGTCACGACCTGTCCGGAACGTCGCCGCGGCGACCCTCGTCGTCGGTCTGCTCGCGTCCTGCGCGGCCACGGGCGACCCGGCGGCCACGCGGACGCGCCCGCCGAGCACGTCGCCCACGGCGGACACCGGCACGCCCACGGCGGTGCCCTCGGACGTGCCGACGGTGCCCGGGTACGCGGTCGGGGAGGTGCCGCCGGTGCCGCTGGTGGTGCTGCCCGACCTGGCGATGCTCGACGCGTCGCTCGCCGGGTTCGCGATCGACGTCGACGACGCGGTGGGCGACCTGCCCGGGGTGCGGGTCACGACGCTGCGCTGCGACGCGGACGCCGCGGCGGGCTCGGGCGAGCTGCTGGCGTACGGCGACGGGTCGGGCACGTTCACCGGTCCCGACGGGGAGGTCGTCACGTACGGCGACGGGTCGGGCAGCTACACGCTCAACGGCACGGACGTGACGGTCTTCGGCGACGGCTCCGGCACGTACGCCGACGGGACGACCGACGTGACGTCGTTCGGCGACGGCTCCGGCACCTACGACGACGGCACGACGAGCGTCACGCTGTTCGGCGACGGGTCGGGCACCTGGTCGCGCGGGGAGCGGTCGATCCAGAACTTCGGCGACGGTTCCGGGGTGTACCAGGACGGCGACGTGAGCTGGCAGAACTTCGGCGACGGCTCGGGGGAGTACGTGTCGCCGACCCTGACCGTGCAGAACTTCGGCGACGGCACGGGCACCGTCGACGGCGTCCCCGTGCGGGCCGAGCCGCTGCCACCCGTCGCACCGCTGGGCGACTTCCCGTCGATGGGCGTGATCGCCCCGGCGCCGTCGTGCGGCACGCGGCTCGTGCTGGACGCGACGCTGCTGTTCGACTTCGACAGCGCCCAGGTGCGACCGGCCGCGGCGGCGACGCTCGACGCGGTCGCCGAGGTCCTCGCGGGCGTCCCCGCGGCCCGGGTCGAGGGGCACACCGACGCGATCTCCGGGACCGAGTACAACCAGGACCTGTCGGAGCGGCGCGCCGCGGCGGTCGTGGCCGCCCTGCAGGAGCGGGGTGCGTCGTCGGATCTCGACGCCGTCGGGCACGGGGAGACCCGGCCCGTCGCGCCGAACGAGGTCGACGGGGTCGACGACCCCGCGGGTCGCCAGCTCAACCGGCGCGTCGAGATCGTGGTGCCCTCGTGA